DNA from Sulfurimonas xiamenensis:
TTCGTATGTAGCACAAGAGACCATCTTCATAATGCCAACCTTTATTAAGTTGGTACTATTTTACTCTTATAATTTTTAAATGTGAAAAAATATGACAATGTGTCATGTGAAATCTTATTTTTTAGAAGGTTTTTTCTCTTTTTGCATTTTTTTATACTCTTTTTCAAATTTTTTTCTGCGAGAATATGAGAGTTTGTCAATAAATAAAATGCCTTTTAAATGATCTATTTCATGCTGAATAGCGATACTAAGCAACCCATCTGCATCTAAAGTTTTTTTATTCCCATATCTATCTTGATAATTAACCGTTACACTCTCATATCTATCTACATCTTCGTAAAAACTGGGAACACTTAAACATCCCTCTTGATAAGTTGTCTCTCCGCTTGTTTTGATAATTGTTGGATTTATCATCTCAATTAAATTATCTATAGATTGTTCATCATTTTCATCAGGAAGATTTAAAAGAAGAGCTTGTTTTGCATATCCAACTTGAATTGCTGCAAGGCCGATACCGTTTGATTTGATCATCATCTCATACATTGCATCAAGCAGTTTGTGCAACTCTTTATCAAACTGTTTAACTATTTCAGATTTCTCTTTTAACTTTCTGTCCGGATACTCTACTATTTTTAACTTCATTTTTTATACTCACTATTAACTATTTCTAAGTAAAACTGCAAAATCTAAATCAGGATTTTCATATACTTTTTTAATTCCGTTCTTTGCACTGGAGATAATCTCTTCTACTGAATTATTTTCAGTAATGTTTGTAATTCCTATAGAAATTTTTAGTTTTATTTCACGATCTGCTAAGAGAAAACTACTATTTGAAACCAAGTCATAAATTCTTTTGCTAGCTTGTTTTGCACCCTCAATATCTGTATGTTTTAAAAGCATTACAAACAGATCATTTTCATAATAAGCAACTATATCATTTCTTTTTGATGTTTTAAAGAGAAGTCGTGCAACTGTTTTTCTTAACAATACAACAGCTTTATCATTGTTTACATCTCCAAGCTCATAAATTGCTTCAGTCATAATAAGAGAACTTTTATATTTGAATTTGCGCACAAGTTCTATCTCTTGCTCTATTTTTGTTATTAAATACCGTTTGTTATAAATACCATATTTATCATGAAATTTTGTATTGCTTTGAATATTTTTTAAAATTTCTATACTATTATTATATACACTTTTTATACTACTACCGCGTTTTTTCAAAATAACAGTTAATTTTGAAATGTCTGATTCTAAAGATAATAAAACACTTTTTGTTTCTTGGATATTTGAACATTCTTCAAGCTCTTGTTTTCTTTTTGTAAGTATTTTTGTCATAAAAAATATATTTTTATATAAATTTGCAGTGGCACTAAGAATATTTTTCATTAACAAAAAACCTTCTTTTAAACTCTGCTCTGCTAAAACACTCTCTTCATCTTTAGTGTTCTCTTCAAACTCAAGTATAGAAATAATATGATCACGAAGAGTTTGACTCTTTTTTTTTAAAAGTTTATCAAAATATATTGAAAAATTATTAGGAGTTGGAGGTATATCATTTTTTATTAAGATTGCTAAAACTTCTTTTGAATATACGCCCAAATCATACTCAGATTCTATTATTATACTGTTTTTTGTTTCTGAATATGTCTCTGGATCTGTAACATTAGAATCTATTTCACTTCTAAATGTTCCTGACACGACAACTCCTTATGTTATCTATTTTTTGTTTTTTTGTACTAAAACTTCGTCAATAATCCCATAGTTTTTACATTCAGCCGCACTCATAAAATTATCTCTATCTGTATCTTTCTCTATTTTTTCGATACTTTGACCGCTATTTTTTGCCAAAATAGTATTTAATTCCTCTTTCATACGAAGAATTTCCTTTGCTTGAATAGCTATATCAGTCGCTTGACCCTGCGCTCCACCCAAGGGCTGATGTATCATTATTCTGGCATGCGGAAGTGCATATCTTTTACCCTTTGTTCCGCTTGAGAGCAAAAATGCTCCCATTGATGCAGCTTGACCAACACAAATAGTAGCTACATCTGGATGGATATAATTCATTGTGTCATATATAGCCATACCGGCGGTTACAACTCCGCCTGGAGAATTTATATAGAAGTAGATATCCTTTTCCGGATCTTCTGCTTCTAGAAAAAGCATCTGCGCTACGATAGAAGAGGCAACTGCATCATTAACCTCTCCGCTTAACATAATGATTCTATCTTTTAAAAGACGAGAATAGATATCATAAGAACGCTCACCGCGCGCTGTTTTTTCAACTACATAAGGAACATAACTCATTTTTACTAAACTTCTTTCATTTTAGAGTTAAGAATTTGTGAAAGTACTTTATCCTCAACCATTGACATTTGAATAGCAGGCAGATAACCAGCTTCTTTATATTTATCATATGCCTCTTTAGGATCTTGCCCCATTTGCATTGCTTCATAATAAACAATCTGCATAACTTCATTTTCGTCAACTTTTATATTTTCAGCAGTTGCTAGTGCATCAATAATAAAAGTAGCTT
Protein-coding regions in this window:
- the def gene encoding peptide deformylase; amino-acid sequence: MKLKIVEYPDRKLKEKSEIVKQFDKELHKLLDAMYEMMIKSNGIGLAAIQVGYAKQALLLNLPDENDEQSIDNLIEMINPTIIKTSGETTYQEGCLSVPSFYEDVDRYESVTVNYQDRYGNKKTLDADGLLSIAIQHEIDHLKGILFIDKLSYSRRKKFEKEYKKMQKEKKPSKK
- a CDS encoding diguanylate cyclase domain-containing protein — its product is MSGTFRSEIDSNVTDPETYSETKNSIIIESEYDLGVYSKEVLAILIKNDIPPTPNNFSIYFDKLLKKKSQTLRDHIISILEFEENTKDEESVLAEQSLKEGFLLMKNILSATANLYKNIFFMTKILTKRKQELEECSNIQETKSVLLSLESDISKLTVILKKRGSSIKSVYNNSIEILKNIQSNTKFHDKYGIYNKRYLITKIEQEIELVRKFKYKSSLIMTEAIYELGDVNNDKAVVLLRKTVARLLFKTSKRNDIVAYYENDLFVMLLKHTDIEGAKQASKRIYDLVSNSSFLLADREIKLKISIGITNITENNSVEEIISSAKNGIKKVYENPDLDFAVLLRNS
- the clpP gene encoding ATP-dependent Clp endopeptidase proteolytic subunit ClpP, translated to MSYVPYVVEKTARGERSYDIYSRLLKDRIIMLSGEVNDAVASSIVAQMLFLEAEDPEKDIYFYINSPGGVVTAGMAIYDTMNYIHPDVATICVGQAASMGAFLLSSGTKGKRYALPHARIMIHQPLGGAQGQATDIAIQAKEILRMKEELNTILAKNSGQSIEKIEKDTDRDNFMSAAECKNYGIIDEVLVQKNKK